A section of the Hemitrygon akajei chromosome 8, sHemAka1.3, whole genome shotgun sequence genome encodes:
- the LOC140731563 gene encoding tRNA uridine(34) hydroxylase-like, with the protein MEPVTEWIRHRFPSVQNLGSDAVEKLLREERERLLVLDVRSPAEYEVSHLEGAIRVDPQTTDMEKVMKELGLAGDLKDKEVVCYCTVGYHGSEMAQKLQQALASGPEQPGHDCPVVYNLEGGLAKWANERKPIMDGKQQPTRLVHPYNKVWAELVEPEFRAPI; encoded by the exons ATGGAGCCGGTGACCGAGTGGATCCGACACCGCTTCCCTTCGGTACAGAACCTGGGCTCGGACGCGGTGGAGAAGCTGCTCCGGGAGGAGCGGGAGCGGCTGCTAGTGCTG GACGTCCGCAGTCCGGCCGAATATGAAGTCAGTCACTTGGAGGGAGCCATTCGCGTCGACCCACAGACCACCGACATGGAGAAGGTGATGAAGGAGCTGGGCCTGGCAG GTGATCTGAAGGACAAAGAGGTGGTGTGCTATTGCACGGTGGGTTACCACGGCTCGGAGATGGCTCAGAAACTGCAGCAGGCTCTGGCGTCGGGCCCTGAGCAGCCGGGGCATGATTGCCCAGTGGTCTACAACCTGGAGGGTGGTTTGGCCAAGTGGGCCAACGAGAGGAAGCCCATCATGGATGGCAAGCAGCAACCCACCCGCCTGGTCCACCCCTACAACAAGGTCTGGGCTGAGCTGGTGGAGCCCGAGTTCAGGGCTCCAATCTGA